GAAGGATCACACCTGTCGGTGGAGTAACTGTGTCAATATTGGTGTAAGCAACTGTGTTTGTTGCATCCAGATTAATTATTCCATTTGCACTCTTACTTTCAACTGCATTTTCACCATTCACACTGACATTTGTTGTATCATACCCTTTTGAGTCAATTTCGTTTACAGTATAGTCTGCCCCTGCCGGAAGATTTTTAATTTCAAACGTCTCGCCGTGTTTCAGTGTAAATGTAGTTTTCTCTCCATTTGTCACGGTAACATCTGCTTTGTTTGTAGAATAAGTTCCGTCAATTCCATTCACAACAACAGTAAAAGTGAACTCATCATTTTTATTTGCAGCACTTCCGGAAACAGTTTTTGTTATTTTTAAAGATTCTGCATCAGCTTCTGTATTTTCAAATCCTGCCCCTTCACTTTTCTGATTGGTTGCCACACTCGTTGTTGCAATGCCTGATACCTTTAAATTTCCTGTCTGGGATCCGTTATCTTCTGTCTCCCATACAACCTGAACATCTAACAAATAAGACTGATCAGAATATGCAATATTGGGATTGTGTCCCGGATTCTCACTTAACATGAAGTGATATAACCCCGGAGCTGTAAATCTAATTCCGTCGAATAACTCATCATAAGACAATGTTTCACTGGAGCTTGCTCCGCCTGCTGCCTTTGTCTTCCATGCTGATGTAATCTGCGCCGTCTTTGTGGCATTATTCTGTGTCATTTCACTTCCATTAAATGTCGGTGTGCTCGAAGCATTGGTTCCGATTGCATCAGAACCTGTGTACTCTAATGCAAAATCAAATGTTTCTGAATCATTGAGTAATCCATTTTCTGCAACTGACCAGGTCTTGGCAATCTGCTTTCCAGGGCCAGAATATCCATTAACACTAATTCCCTGT
The sequence above is drawn from the Dorea formicigenerans genome and encodes:
- a CDS encoding DUF7601 domain-containing protein; amino-acid sequence: MRKFTKKLVASMLSTAMLMGMSFTAFAANSQTQGISVNGYSGPGKQIAKTWSVAENGLLNDSETFDFALEYTGSDAIGTNASSTPTFNGSEMTQNNATKTAQITSAWKTKAAGGASSSETLSYDELFDGIRFTAPGLYHFMLSENPGHNPNIAYSDQSYLLDVQVVWETEDNGSQTGNLKVSGIATTSVATNQKSEGAGFENTEADAESLKITKTVSGSAANKNDEFTFTVVVNGIDGTYSTNKADVTVTNGEKTTFTLKHGETFEIKNLPAGADYTVNEIDSKGYDTTNVSVNGENAVESKSANGIINLDATNTVAYTNIDTVTPPTGVILHFAPVLLAFAAAFGGCLVFFRRKRI